In a genomic window of Trueperaceae bacterium:
- a CDS encoding MarR family winged helix-turn-helix transcriptional regulator encodes MEDRTQTSLIALRRILRATELNARQLARATGLTTPQLIVLEIVAAAGRLTPKEIASRAGVGQATVTSLVGKLESRGLVTRRRAEEDRRAIWVAPTPDGLRLLETAPDPLQRTFSEQFEQLPDWEQAMIVAALEKVGAMLNAGAIDASPLLDVGAVDRK; translated from the coding sequence ATGGAAGACCGGACTCAGACCAGCCTCATCGCGCTCCGGCGCATCCTCAGAGCGACCGAACTGAACGCCCGGCAACTGGCGCGCGCCACCGGGCTCACCACACCGCAACTGATCGTCCTCGAGATAGTTGCCGCAGCCGGGCGGCTCACCCCCAAAGAGATCGCGTCCAGGGCCGGCGTGGGTCAGGCCACCGTAACGTCGCTGGTCGGCAAACTGGAGTCGCGCGGGCTCGTCACCCGCAGGCGGGCAGAGGAGGACCGGCGAGCGATCTGGGTCGCGCCGACGCCCGACGGCCTCCGCCTCCTCGAGACCGCACCCGACCCCCTGCAGCGAACCTTCTCCGAGCAGTTCGAGCAGCTACCCGACTGGGAGCAGGCGATGATAGTCGCCGCCCTGGAGAAGGTGGGCGCGATGCTCAACGCCGGAGCGATCGACGCCTCTCCGCTGTTGGATGTGGGGGCGGTGGATCGGAAGTAG